A DNA window from Anaerocolumna sp. AGMB13020 contains the following coding sequences:
- a CDS encoding alpha/beta fold hydrolase, producing the protein MEYYITVEPGVRIYVNDINPQGDKPILFMHGWPANHHLFEYQYNELIQKGYRCIGMDVRGFGKSDKPVYGYDYDSSADDIRCVIETLKLKDLTLLGHSTAGAVAIRYMARHNGYGVSKLVLCAAAAPSLIQRPNFPYGLKEEDVIEIIQNTYKDRPQMLDDFGKMFFYQPVTEAFSLWFGSLGAVAASWATAYVACAWLYETLFDDMKCINVPTLIMHGIHDQVCKYPLGVAQHKGIKGSKFVTFEESGHGLFYDEKDKFNCELMNFVG; encoded by the coding sequence ATGGAGTACTATATTACCGTTGAACCCGGTGTCAGGATTTATGTAAATGATATCAATCCCCAGGGAGACAAACCAATTCTTTTTATGCATGGCTGGCCTGCTAATCATCACTTATTTGAGTATCAGTATAATGAGCTGATACAGAAGGGGTACCGCTGCATCGGTATGGATGTCAGAGGATTCGGTAAATCTGACAAGCCGGTTTACGGGTATGATTACGATTCTTCTGCCGATGATATACGCTGTGTGATCGAGACCTTAAAACTCAAGGATCTGACCTTGCTTGGGCATTCTACGGCAGGTGCGGTAGCCATCAGATATATGGCCAGACATAATGGCTATGGAGTATCCAAGCTGGTACTTTGTGCCGCTGCTGCACCAAGCCTGATACAAAGACCGAATTTCCCCTATGGCTTAAAGGAGGAGGATGTTATTGAAATTATTCAAAATACTTATAAAGACCGCCCTCAGATGCTTGATGATTTCGGAAAAATGTTCTTCTATCAACCGGTTACCGAAGCCTTTTCTCTGTGGTTTGGTTCGCTGGGAGCAGTAGCAGCAAGCTGGGCAACGGCCTATGTAGCTTGTGCATGGCTTTATGAGACCTTATTCGATGATATGAAATGTATTAATGTACCTACGCTTATTATGCATGGCATACACGATCAGGTATGCAAATATCCCTTAGGGGTGGCACAGCACAAAGGTATAAAAGGCTCAAAGTTTGTAACCTTCGAAGAAAGCGGACACGGACTTTTTTATGATGAAAAAGACAAATTTAACTGTGAACTTATGAATTTTGTTGGATAG
- a CDS encoding FAD-dependent oxidoreductase has protein sequence MPKGKRKLVKCIVCGEIFDSEIDICPVCGVGREYFIPYDGEEILYRKDTQETFIILGNGAAGISAAEAIRERNDTCRIIIISKEVELSYNRPLLTKKLSTFHSSEEILIHQPDWYEEYQITNCLNREIKRIDTVNNTVILSNDEEIKYDKCIYALGAESFVPAIKGCGKKGVKVIRNLQDVKDIRALSKNAKQAVVIGGGVLGLETAWELSKLCKVTILEAADQLMVRQLDETASGLLGNLIAKVGIDYRVGAAITEITGAEKVTGVALNNGEVFAADLVIFSCGITPNTGLAKEAGLQIGKAVEVNDKMETNIEGIYACGDCAECKGVNYGVWAQAIEMGKTAGANAAGEETYYDIYPPALTFHGMKTALFAGGDNGKLPDKDYQALEYRNDLDGNYEKFYFLENKLVGAILIGDTRKMNKVSEGLNVGCSYNYVKNNIIHD, from the coding sequence ATGCCAAAGGGAAAAAGAAAACTGGTGAAATGTATTGTATGCGGTGAAATATTTGATTCAGAAATAGATATCTGTCCGGTATGCGGAGTAGGAAGAGAATACTTTATACCTTATGACGGAGAAGAGATACTCTATCGCAAAGATACACAGGAGACTTTTATTATTCTTGGGAATGGGGCAGCGGGTATCAGCGCCGCAGAAGCAATTCGAGAACGGAATGATACCTGTCGGATTATTATCATATCAAAGGAAGTGGAATTAAGCTATAACAGACCGCTGCTTACCAAAAAACTCAGTACGTTTCATTCCTCAGAAGAGATCCTGATACATCAGCCAGACTGGTATGAGGAATATCAGATTACCAACTGCCTGAACAGAGAAATTAAAAGAATAGATACCGTTAATAATACGGTTATCTTGAGTAATGACGAAGAGATAAAATACGATAAATGTATCTATGCACTTGGGGCTGAAAGCTTTGTGCCCGCCATAAAAGGATGCGGCAAAAAAGGTGTTAAGGTTATCAGGAATCTTCAGGATGTAAAGGATATCAGAGCGCTGAGTAAAAATGCAAAGCAGGCAGTTGTAATAGGTGGTGGAGTATTAGGACTTGAAACTGCCTGGGAACTTAGTAAATTGTGTAAGGTGACTATTCTTGAAGCAGCCGACCAGCTTATGGTTCGTCAGCTGGATGAAACCGCAAGTGGGCTGTTGGGAAACCTGATTGCAAAAGTGGGTATCGATTACCGGGTAGGCGCTGCTATAACAGAAATAACAGGAGCGGAGAAGGTTACCGGAGTAGCACTTAATAACGGAGAAGTCTTTGCGGCAGATCTGGTTATTTTCTCCTGCGGTATCACTCCTAATACGGGTTTGGCAAAAGAAGCCGGATTACAGATAGGAAAAGCAGTGGAAGTAAATGATAAAATGGAAACGAATATAGAGGGTATCTATGCCTGCGGTGACTGTGCTGAATGTAAGGGTGTAAATTATGGAGTATGGGCTCAGGCAATTGAAATGGGAAAGACCGCAGGAGCCAATGCCGCCGGTGAGGAAACATACTATGACATTTATCCGCCGGCGCTTACCTTCCATGGTATGAAGACTGCATTATTTGCCGGAGGAGATAACGGTAAGCTTCCCGATAAAGATTATCAGGCTCTGGAATACAGAAATGACCTGGACGGGAATTATGAGAAATTTTATTTCTTAGAGAATAAATTAGTCGGGGCAATCTTAATTGGTGATACCCGAAAGATGAATAAGGTATCCGAGGGGCTGAATGTGGGATGCTCCTATAATTATGTAAAGAATAACATCATACACGATTAG
- a CDS encoding DUF975 family protein, with protein sequence MLRASDYRARAREALKGNWALAVIVGVAMAVIVLIISYIPQIILAMGGFISFQDIFTYKEPSVYATPAGAMIYMILRLLIFMISGALGMGFYLFYINLIKGIDYRFENLFARFHIIIKTFGLFFMMELFVLLWSLLFIIPGIIASFRYAMAPYIMAEDPDVGIMEAISRSKEMMVGYKWKFFCLSVSFIGWIIVGLFTCGIGLLWVSPYMEAAHAAFYLEISGYNNQNTENVPYEYNYYDE encoded by the coding sequence ATGTTAAGAGCAAGTGATTACAGGGCCAGGGCAAGAGAAGCTCTGAAAGGAAACTGGGCATTAGCGGTTATCGTTGGTGTTGCTATGGCTGTAATTGTATTAATAATTAGCTATATACCCCAGATAATATTGGCTATGGGGGGATTTATCAGCTTTCAGGATATATTTACCTATAAGGAACCGAGTGTATATGCCACACCAGCAGGCGCTATGATTTATATGATTCTTAGATTACTGATTTTTATGATCTCTGGAGCCTTAGGAATGGGTTTTTATCTATTTTATATTAATCTTATAAAGGGAATAGACTACCGTTTCGAGAATCTGTTTGCCAGATTTCATATAATTATTAAAACCTTTGGATTGTTTTTTATGATGGAATTATTTGTATTGTTATGGTCACTGCTATTCATCATTCCAGGAATAATAGCTTCTTTTCGTTATGCTATGGCCCCTTATATTATGGCTGAAGACCCGGATGTAGGCATTATGGAAGCCATCAGCAGATCCAAAGAAATGATGGTGGGTTATAAATGGAAGTTCTTTTGCCTGTCTGTCAGTTTTATCGGATGGATAATAGTTGGTCTCTTTACCTGCGGTATTGGGCTGCTCTGGGTAAGTCCTTATATGGAAGCTGCCCATGCTGCCTTTTATCTTGAAATATCAGGTTATAATAATCAGAATACTGAAAATGTTCCATATGAATATAATTACTATGATGAATAA
- a CDS encoding P-II family nitrogen regulator: MKKIEAIVRPEKLEPLKEALLKKQVNGLTINQVLGCGKQYGFTEYVRGNTIIMNTLPKIEITLVVPDDRMEEIIDTIIEIAQTGKFGDGKIFVSDIVDCIRIRTKERGEKAL, from the coding sequence ATGAAGAAAATCGAAGCAATTGTCAGACCGGAGAAGCTGGAGCCTTTAAAGGAAGCCCTGTTAAAAAAACAGGTTAATGGTCTTACGATCAATCAGGTTCTTGGCTGTGGTAAACAGTATGGTTTTACAGAGTACGTAAGAGGTAATACCATTATTATGAACACACTTCCTAAGATAGAAATAACACTTGTAGTTCCGGATGACAGAATGGAAGAGATTATTGATACCATAATCGAAATTGCACAGACCGGAAAGTTTGGTGATGGAAAGATATTTGTTAGTGATATTGTAGACTGTATCAGAATCCGTACCAAAGAGCGCGGTGAGAAAGCTTTATAA
- a CDS encoding ammonium transporter: protein MNNGNTAFIIVSSALVLLMTPGLAFFYAGMERRKNAINTLMSCFFILGLGAVLWVAVGYSLAFGNDHGGIIGDFSKVFFNGVGMEPNGDYAGTIPETVFAAFQMMFAIITPALICGAVAGRMKFSALFVFVTAWSLLVYYPLAHMVWSVGGLIRELGAVDFAGGNVVHISSGVSGLVACILLGKRREYGVVPYKPHNIPFVVLGAALLWFGWFGFNGGSALAADGLAAHAFVTTNTSAAAALLSWMLIEKVLHGKPTILGACTGAVVGLVAITPGAGFVPIWASLIIGLLVSPICYFGMTKIKAKFGYDDALDAFGCHGLGGIWGGIATGLFTQTSINSGAQWNGLLFGEVKLFVAQVLSIVITIAFAGIATFIIVFVIKKVMPIKVTQEEEAQGLDLVEHGEVAYPSFNGLD, encoded by the coding sequence ATTAATAATGGCAACACCGCTTTTATAATTGTCAGCAGTGCATTGGTTCTCCTGATGACGCCGGGACTTGCATTTTTCTATGCAGGTATGGAAAGAAGAAAGAATGCTATCAATACTTTAATGTCCTGCTTTTTTATTTTAGGTCTTGGAGCTGTTCTATGGGTGGCAGTTGGTTATTCACTGGCTTTTGGAAATGATCATGGCGGCATTATCGGTGATTTTAGCAAAGTATTTTTTAACGGAGTTGGTATGGAGCCTAATGGTGATTATGCCGGAACTATTCCAGAGACAGTATTTGCAGCATTTCAGATGATGTTCGCAATTATTACTCCTGCGTTAATCTGTGGAGCAGTAGCAGGAAGAATGAAATTCTCAGCTTTATTTGTTTTTGTAACTGCCTGGTCTTTACTGGTATACTATCCTCTGGCTCATATGGTTTGGAGCGTAGGCGGTCTTATAAGAGAGCTGGGTGCAGTAGATTTTGCCGGTGGTAACGTAGTTCATATAAGCTCCGGCGTATCCGGACTTGTAGCTTGTATCTTACTTGGAAAGCGCAGAGAATATGGAGTAGTACCTTACAAACCCCATAACATTCCTTTTGTAGTACTTGGTGCAGCACTTCTTTGGTTTGGCTGGTTTGGCTTTAACGGCGGCAGTGCTTTAGCAGCAGACGGACTGGCGGCTCATGCATTTGTAACTACAAATACTTCAGCGGCAGCGGCTCTTCTGTCCTGGATGCTTATTGAAAAGGTTCTTCATGGAAAACCTACTATTTTAGGAGCTTGTACCGGTGCTGTTGTCGGTCTTGTAGCGATTACACCAGGAGCAGGTTTTGTGCCTATCTGGGCATCACTAATCATTGGTTTGCTGGTAAGCCCTATCTGCTATTTCGGTATGACAAAGATCAAGGCCAAATTTGGCTATGATGATGCCCTTGATGCATTTGGCTGCCATGGTCTTGGTGGTATTTGGGGAGGAATCGCTACCGGATTATTTACTCAGACTTCCATCAATTCCGGTGCACAGTGGAACGGACTTTTATTTGGAGAGGTTAAATTATTTGTAGCTCAGGTCTTAAGTATTGTAATTACAATCGCCTTTGCAGGTATCGCTACCTTTATCATTGTTTTTGTCATTAAGAAAGTAATGCCTATTAAAGTAACACAGGAAGAAGAAGCACAGGGACTTGATTTGGTTGAACACGGCGAAGTTGCATATCCTTCTTTTAACGGTTTAGATTAA
- a CDS encoding cytochrome c biogenesis CcdA family protein, translating to MLLKTAEELTPYLAWLVFTEGILSFISPCIFPMLPVYLMYLGGNAEEKKNNKRLLLNTLGFIAGFTTVFVILGATASALGQLLREYQELLQRVSGVIMIIFGLHFMGILKLKLLNRTSTRSVNTHNLKFFSSMIFGFAFSFGWTPCLGPFLGSALLLASQTATLYEGVFLLLLFSLGLGIPFLIMTMLFPHLKFLNSFIRNHMETIKKISAVLLILMGLLLALDLFGYYQGLFS from the coding sequence ATGCTTCTGAAAACGGCAGAAGAACTGACCCCGTACCTGGCCTGGTTGGTATTCACAGAAGGAATCCTTAGCTTTATTTCACCGTGTATCTTTCCCATGCTGCCTGTATATCTCATGTATCTTGGAGGGAATGCAGAGGAAAAAAAGAATAATAAAAGATTATTACTTAATACCCTGGGTTTTATTGCAGGCTTTACCACGGTCTTTGTTATTTTAGGGGCCACTGCATCTGCCCTTGGACAGCTGCTGCGGGAATACCAGGAACTGCTGCAGCGGGTCAGTGGAGTTATTATGATAATCTTTGGACTGCATTTTATGGGGATTCTTAAGCTGAAGCTCTTGAACAGAACCAGTACAAGAAGTGTGAACACTCATAACCTGAAGTTCTTTTCCAGCATGATTTTTGGGTTTGCATTTTCCTTTGGCTGGACACCCTGCCTTGGTCCTTTCTTAGGTTCGGCATTGCTGTTAGCCTCTCAGACAGCAACACTATATGAGGGAGTATTCCTGCTGCTGTTATTTTCACTGGGGTTAGGGATTCCTTTTCTTATAATGACAATGTTATTTCCTCATCTTAAATTTCTAAACAGCTTCATAAGAAATCATATGGAGACTATTAAGAAGATATCTGCGGTACTGTTGATCCTAATGGGTCTGCTCCTTGCATTGGACTTATTCGGCTATTACCAGGGACTTTTCAGCTGA
- a CDS encoding peroxiredoxin family protein — protein MSKVKKTIIILMLVVAVLLLSVGLTACDKAEKNQTGNKATEENKTTEGNKTTEENDFNEDSNNTQSEQEGEDIGTKEENAAVEEKPIVPDFTLKSSEGEEVSLSDYAGKVVVLNFWASWCPPCKEEMPEFQKLYDELAASEDAVLLMLNQTDGKRETEKKANNYIEKEGLTFPILYDTGEVGGGIFGINSIPTTVVIDREGRLSDYVLGKTEYSKVAQMIEEAE, from the coding sequence TTGAGTAAAGTAAAAAAAACAATCATAATCCTTATGCTGGTTGTAGCCGTTCTGCTATTGTCAGTAGGGCTTACTGCCTGTGATAAGGCAGAAAAAAATCAGACAGGAAATAAAGCAACAGAAGAAAATAAAACCACAGAAGGAAATAAAACCACAGAAGAAAATGACTTCAATGAGGATAGCAACAATACACAGTCTGAGCAGGAAGGAGAGGATATAGGCACAAAGGAGGAGAATGCTGCAGTAGAAGAAAAACCTATCGTGCCCGACTTTACCTTAAAGTCCTCAGAAGGCGAAGAAGTCAGCCTTTCTGATTATGCCGGGAAAGTGGTGGTACTTAACTTCTGGGCCAGCTGGTGCCCCCCCTGCAAAGAGGAAATGCCGGAATTTCAAAAGTTATATGATGAACTTGCAGCATCTGAGGATGCTGTGCTATTAATGTTGAATCAGACCGACGGAAAGCGTGAAACAGAAAAGAAAGCGAATAATTATATAGAAAAAGAGGGGCTTACTTTTCCGATACTTTATGATACCGGTGAAGTTGGTGGAGGTATATTTGGCATAAACAGTATACCTACAACTGTTGTAATCGACAGAGAAGGGCGTTTATCCGATTATGTTCTTGGCAAAACGGAATATTCGAAGGTAGCCCAGATGATAGAGGAGGCAGAATAA
- a CDS encoding replication-associated recombination protein A, whose translation MDLFEYMRETNKEKEAPLASRLRPKTLDEVVGQEHIIGKDKLLYRAIKADKLSSIILYGPPGTGKTTLAKVIANTTSSAFLQLNATVAGKKDMEEVIGKAKENLGMYNRKTILFIDEIHRFNKGQQDYLLPFVEDGTVTLIGATTENPYFEVNGALISRSVIFELKSLQKEDIKELLLRAVNDKDRGMGNFNGVIEEDALEFMADIAGGDARLALNAIELGILTTERGEDGKIHITLEVAQDCVQKRAIKYDKAGDNHYDTISAFIKSMRGSDPDAAIYYLARMLYAGESVSFIARRIVICASEDVSNADPNALVVANAAAEAVERIGMPEGRIILAQAAAYVACAPKSNSAIMAIDAAMEAVRNESTPPIPPHLMDAHYKGAHKLGHGLNYQYAHAFKNHYVKQQYLPDALKDRTFYELSDEGYEKDLKEHLNRIKREAE comes from the coding sequence ATGGATCTATTTGAATATATGAGAGAAACCAACAAAGAAAAGGAAGCTCCTCTTGCCAGCAGGCTGCGGCCAAAGACACTGGATGAGGTCGTAGGGCAGGAGCACATAATTGGAAAAGATAAGTTGTTATACAGGGCCATAAAAGCGGATAAGCTCAGTTCTATTATTTTATACGGCCCGCCTGGAACAGGTAAGACAACCCTTGCCAAAGTAATAGCCAATACCACAAGTTCAGCCTTTCTTCAATTGAATGCAACTGTTGCCGGTAAGAAGGATATGGAGGAGGTTATTGGTAAGGCAAAAGAAAACCTTGGGATGTACAATCGCAAAACCATACTATTCATTGATGAGATACATCGGTTCAACAAAGGGCAGCAGGATTATCTTCTTCCCTTTGTGGAGGATGGTACCGTTACTTTGATAGGAGCGACAACGGAGAATCCATATTTTGAGGTAAATGGCGCTTTAATCTCTCGTTCTGTAATATTTGAGCTGAAATCCTTACAGAAAGAGGACATCAAGGAATTGCTGCTAAGAGCTGTAAATGACAAGGATAGGGGCATGGGTAACTTTAATGGTGTCATTGAAGAGGATGCCTTAGAGTTTATGGCTGATATTGCCGGAGGAGATGCAAGGCTTGCACTAAATGCCATCGAACTTGGTATCCTTACAACAGAACGCGGGGAAGACGGGAAAATACACATAACTCTTGAAGTGGCTCAGGATTGTGTACAGAAAAGGGCGATTAAATATGATAAGGCAGGAGATAATCATTACGATACCATTTCCGCATTTATCAAAAGTATGAGAGGTTCTGATCCCGATGCCGCCATTTATTACCTGGCGAGAATGCTTTATGCAGGAGAAAGTGTTTCTTTTATTGCAAGAAGAATTGTTATCTGTGCATCAGAGGATGTATCCAATGCGGATCCCAATGCCCTTGTGGTTGCAAATGCGGCTGCGGAGGCGGTGGAAAGAATAGGAATGCCGGAAGGGCGAATCATACTCGCACAGGCAGCAGCTTATGTAGCCTGCGCTCCTAAGAGCAACTCGGCTATTATGGCTATTGATGCTGCTATGGAAGCAGTCAGGAATGAAAGCACACCACCCATTCCGCCTCATCTTATGGATGCGCATTATAAAGGAGCACATAAATTAGGGCATGGACTGAATTACCAGTATGCCCATGCCTTTAAGAATCATTACGTCAAACAGCAGTATTTACCCGACGCCTTAAAGGACCGGACTTTTTATGAACTATCCGATGAGGGTTATGAAAAAGACCTGAAAGAGCATCTTAATCGAATTAAGAGAGAAGCAGAATAA
- a CDS encoding DUF4250 domain-containing protein: MTLPKDPFILLSYINTQLRDKYSSLADLCEYLEFNEQELRDRLNVIHYEYVPELNQFK; the protein is encoded by the coding sequence ATGACACTGCCCAAGGACCCATTTATACTGCTAAGCTATATTAATACTCAATTAAGAGATAAATATAGCAGCTTAGCAGACTTATGCGAATATCTCGAATTCAATGAGCAGGAATTAAGAGACCGGCTGAATGTTATTCATTATGAATATGTTCCGGAATTGAATCAGTTTAAATAA
- a CDS encoding YigZ family protein: MNESCRTIYSKSTGEVIVKKSRFIASVFPISSEEEALQLIEQVKKEHSGARHNCFAYVAGSKDTIKRLSDDGEPAKTAGLPIMDLILLEKLHNILIVVTRYFGGTLLGTGGLVHAYQSAAKEGIKNAVIIEKEEGWKTDILIDYTLAGKLKYNISQMGIYLLEEEYTDKVKLSLLIPTNAFDEFERSLLEVSAGAVKVPKEEILAYAMVNGNLEIFK; the protein is encoded by the coding sequence ATGAACGAAAGCTGCCGTACAATATACAGTAAGAGCACAGGTGAAGTAATTGTTAAAAAATCAAGGTTTATAGCCTCCGTTTTTCCCATCTCCTCTGAAGAAGAAGCCCTTCAATTAATCGAGCAGGTGAAAAAAGAGCATTCCGGAGCAAGGCACAACTGTTTTGCATATGTTGCAGGAAGCAAAGATACGATCAAGCGCTTAAGCGACGACGGCGAACCTGCCAAGACTGCCGGCCTTCCTATAATGGATTTGATATTGCTTGAGAAGCTTCACAATATCCTGATCGTGGTGACCAGGTATTTCGGCGGAACCCTTCTTGGAACAGGCGGACTTGTCCATGCATATCAAAGTGCTGCCAAGGAAGGTATTAAGAATGCTGTCATCATAGAAAAAGAAGAAGGCTGGAAGACAGATATCCTGATAGACTATACCTTAGCCGGAAAACTCAAATATAATATCTCGCAAATGGGTATTTACCTCCTTGAAGAGGAATATACCGATAAGGTAAAGCTTTCCTTGCTTATACCGACTAATGCTTTCGATGAATTCGAAAGGAGCCTTTTAGAAGTATCAGCCGGTGCTGTTAAAGTTCCAAAGGAAGAAATACTGGCATATGCTATGGTTAATGGTAACCTTGAAATTTTTAAGTAA
- a CDS encoding DUF6514 family protein codes for MEKLFLEGTKKIVLEDNNELVFDYYLVEESRSQTEHEKLYGIKIFQHMKDHLLVEYSEPISYSKETVKDMIHKLWKNEVTLITMLEIVDDLVSEYTL; via the coding sequence ATGGAAAAATTATTCTTAGAGGGAACAAAAAAGATAGTGCTGGAAGACAATAACGAATTGGTATTTGATTACTATCTGGTGGAAGAAAGCAGAAGCCAGACAGAGCATGAGAAACTATACGGCATAAAGATTTTTCAACATATGAAAGATCATCTGTTAGTAGAATATTCAGAGCCGATTTCTTATTCAAAGGAGACGGTGAAAGACATGATACATAAACTCTGGAAAAATGAAGTCACGCTGATTACGATGCTAGAAATTGTAGACGATTTAGTTTCGGAATACACATTATAA